In one Thioclava sp. ES.031 genomic region, the following are encoded:
- a CDS encoding response regulator: MLQSSISCLEGSNVLVVEDELFIAYDIAFSVEEAGGQVAGPFATLARARAALSDDAVSVDGAILDMNLLDGSAEALIVELWKREVPLVVNTAEPLPLAFQSIMPEIPVFSKPTNPWELAEALGRQMRN; this comes from the coding sequence ATGTTACAGAGCAGTATTTCTTGCCTCGAGGGCAGCAATGTCCTCGTTGTAGAAGATGAATTATTCATCGCCTATGACATCGCCTTCTCGGTCGAGGAGGCGGGCGGTCAGGTTGCGGGCCCGTTCGCGACCCTGGCGCGGGCGCGTGCCGCCCTGTCCGATGATGCGGTATCGGTCGATGGCGCGATCCTCGACATGAACCTGCTCGACGGATCGGCAGAAGCCCTGATCGTCGAGCTGTGGAAACGCGAAGTGCCCTTGGTGGTAAACACGGCCGAGCCGCTGCCGCTCGCCTTCCAGTCGATCATGCCGGAAATTCCCGTCTTCTCGAAGCCGACGAACCCGTGGGAACTGGCCGAGGCGCTGGGACGCCAGATGCGCAACTGA
- a CDS encoding GAF domain-containing protein — MNTSIPPPLTGEERSKLADPARLRSLRETGLLESAPAEIFERATRLATRVTGVPVSLVSMVDENRQVFVAQTGLDGPDAPSETPLSHSFCRYVVESDAPLNVPDAREDSVLRDNGAVRDLGVTAYLGVPLRTIEGQPLGAFCLIDREARRWTQEEYEALSDIAAGVEAEIRLRRQINVAHREENRFRAVLDQMPIGVGVAEMGSGRLIDLNATAIEMFGVKDGDVSKQLPFDAYTPEGRKLSLSEFPIVRAARHGETVSHMELRCVPHDGPERNLLVSAQRVDCDPPVAVATALDISDLNAAREHAADVDRRLAHFHEITFDAIIELDSEDKIRFANSVMRTRIRESVGAETEAQAVGRSLWETAPHLIGSNLANALEEARRTGVPTVADQDGRDGRILEARLYPDNGAILAYLRDVTEERQLAQARDTLTRELNHRVKNAFAMMSGLVGMTARHAKTPEEMARGLRERIGALARAHELINPTATPERNFRGMVELRELLLGVLSPYTNLDDPRLIFDGPDIALNHAGSTNLALVIHELATNAVKYGALSHDAGRLELTWREASGQLELDWRESGHPGELVQPSNSGFGSRLIDLTIQGQLRGTYGTEWVPDGFQARMTVPMDLIKG; from the coding sequence ATGAACACCTCTATTCCCCCTCCGCTGACCGGTGAAGAACGGTCCAAACTCGCCGATCCGGCGCGCCTTCGGTCGTTGCGCGAGACCGGCCTGCTGGAGAGTGCGCCTGCGGAAATCTTCGAGCGTGCGACACGGCTCGCCACCCGTGTGACCGGAGTGCCTGTCTCGCTGGTCTCCATGGTCGATGAGAACCGGCAGGTCTTCGTGGCGCAAACCGGGCTGGATGGTCCGGACGCCCCCTCCGAGACGCCGCTTAGCCATTCCTTCTGCCGCTATGTCGTGGAGTCGGATGCGCCGCTGAATGTGCCCGATGCGCGCGAGGACTCGGTGCTGCGCGACAATGGTGCGGTGCGCGATCTGGGCGTGACCGCCTATCTCGGGGTGCCGCTGCGCACGATCGAAGGGCAACCGCTGGGTGCGTTCTGCCTGATCGACCGGGAAGCGCGGCGGTGGACCCAAGAAGAATACGAGGCGCTGTCCGACATCGCCGCCGGGGTCGAGGCGGAAATCCGGCTGCGGCGTCAGATCAACGTCGCCCATCGTGAGGAAAACCGGTTCCGCGCCGTTCTCGACCAGATGCCGATCGGCGTCGGCGTGGCCGAAATGGGATCCGGCCGGCTAATCGATCTGAATGCCACTGCGATCGAGATGTTCGGCGTGAAGGACGGCGATGTGAGCAAGCAGCTCCCCTTCGACGCCTACACGCCGGAAGGGCGCAAGCTCAGCCTGAGCGAGTTTCCCATCGTGCGCGCGGCGCGGCATGGCGAAACGGTTAGCCATATGGAGCTGCGCTGCGTGCCCCATGACGGGCCAGAGCGCAATCTGCTCGTCTCGGCGCAGCGGGTCGATTGCGATCCGCCAGTGGCCGTGGCCACCGCGCTCGACATCTCGGATCTGAACGCGGCGCGTGAACATGCGGCCGACGTCGACCGGCGGCTCGCGCATTTCCACGAGATCACCTTCGACGCGATCATCGAACTCGATAGCGAGGACAAAATCCGGTTCGCCAATTCGGTCATGCGCACCCGCATCCGCGAGTCGGTGGGCGCCGAGACGGAGGCACAGGCGGTCGGGCGGTCGCTCTGGGAGACCGCGCCGCATCTGATCGGCAGCAATCTCGCCAACGCCCTGGAAGAGGCCCGGCGCACCGGCGTGCCAACGGTCGCCGATCAGGACGGGCGCGACGGCCGGATTCTGGAGGCGCGGCTTTATCCCGACAACGGCGCGATCCTCGCCTATCTGCGCGACGTGACCGAGGAGCGGCAGCTCGCGCAGGCGCGCGACACGCTGACGCGCGAGCTCAACCACCGGGTCAAGAACGCCTTCGCGATGATGTCGGGGCTGGTCGGCATGACCGCGCGCCATGCGAAGACGCCGGAGGAAATGGCGCGGGGGCTACGCGAACGGATCGGCGCGCTTGCCCGCGCCCATGAGCTGATCAATCCCACCGCCACGCCCGAACGCAATTTCCGCGGCATGGTCGAACTGCGTGAATTGTTGCTGGGCGTGCTCTCGCCCTACACCAATCTCGACGATCCGCGGCTGATCTTCGACGGTCCCGATATCGCGCTGAACCATGCGGGCTCGACCAACCTCGCGCTGGTGATCCACGAACTGGCGACCAACGCGGTGAAATACGGGGCGCTGTCGCATGATGCGGGGCGTCTGGAGCTGACTTGGCGCGAGGCGTCGGGCCAGCTCGAACTCGACTGGCGGGAAAGCGGCCACCCCGGGGAACTGGTGCAACCAAGCAACAGCGGCTTCGGGTCTCGCTTGATCGACCTCACAATTCAGGGCCAATTGCGCGGAACCTATGGAACCGAATGGGTTCCCGACGGGTTCCAAGCTCGCATGACCGTGCCAATGGACCTGATAAAAGGGTAG
- a CDS encoding MFS transporter: protein MKFRSVPLDEAHELPRWRRPEALLYVMATAMPISFATWSALLNNFVIDVVNFDGVDIGWLQSFREVPGFLAIGVIVVLWVMREQTLAILSLLLLGGATAVTALFPSFAGLIIVTLLSSIGFHYFQTVNQSLQLQWIDKAKAPQTLGRIVAIGSGASLAAYAVLVLTWKTFNLSYEFVYATAGIATMVMMAAAALIYPQFHTREPQSKKFVLRRRYWLYYAITFMAGARRQIFVVFAAFMMVERFGLRVDEITALFLINFAVNMAAAPAMGRFVHRFGERRALIFEYVGLTLLFLAYGGIYWFGWGIWLACALYVVDHLLFALAFAQKTYFQKICDPEDIAPTAAVAFTINHIAAVFLPVTLGYLWMVSPGAVFGLAASMAVISLGLALLVPRHPSKGYETVLQGLGPVPA from the coding sequence ATGAAGTTCCGATCCGTCCCTCTCGACGAGGCCCACGAGCTGCCGCGCTGGCGCAGGCCCGAGGCGCTGCTCTACGTCATGGCCACCGCCATGCCGATCTCCTTCGCCACCTGGTCGGCACTCCTGAACAACTTCGTCATCGACGTGGTGAATTTCGACGGCGTCGATATCGGCTGGCTGCAGAGCTTCCGCGAAGTGCCGGGGTTCCTCGCGATCGGGGTGATCGTCGTGCTGTGGGTGATGCGCGAGCAGACGCTGGCCATCCTGTCGCTGCTGCTTCTGGGCGGGGCGACGGCGGTCACCGCGCTGTTTCCCAGCTTCGCCGGTCTGATCATCGTGACGCTGCTGTCTTCGATCGGGTTTCACTATTTCCAGACGGTGAACCAGTCGCTGCAATTGCAGTGGATCGACAAGGCCAAGGCGCCGCAGACCTTGGGCCGGATCGTGGCCATCGGCTCGGGCGCCTCGCTGGCGGCCTATGCGGTGCTGGTGCTGACCTGGAAGACGTTCAACCTCAGCTATGAGTTCGTCTACGCCACCGCCGGGATCGCGACGATGGTGATGATGGCGGCCGCCGCGCTGATCTATCCGCAATTCCACACCCGCGAGCCGCAATCGAAGAAGTTCGTGCTGCGTCGTCGCTACTGGCTCTATTACGCGATCACCTTCATGGCGGGCGCGCGGCGGCAGATTTTCGTGGTCTTCGCCGCCTTCATGATGGTCGAGCGCTTCGGGCTGCGGGTGGATGAGATCACCGCGCTCTTCCTGATCAACTTTGCGGTCAATATGGCCGCCGCGCCAGCAATGGGCCGCTTCGTGCATCGCTTCGGCGAGCGCCGGGCGCTGATCTTCGAATATGTCGGGCTGACGCTGCTGTTCCTCGCCTATGGCGGCATCTACTGGTTCGGCTGGGGCATCTGGCTGGCCTGCGCGCTTTACGTGGTCGATCACCTGCTTTTCGCGCTGGCCTTCGCGCAGAAGACCTATTTCCAGAAGATCTGCGACCCCGAGGATATCGCGCCCACTGCCGCCGTCGCCTTCACGATCAACCATATCGCGGCTGTCTTCCTGCCGGTGACGCTGGGCTATCTGTGGATGGTCTCGCCCGGCGCGGTCTTCGGGCTGGCGGCCTCGATGGCGGTGATCTCGCTGGGGCTCGCGCTGCTGGTGCCGCGTCACCCCTCGAAAGGCTACGAGACGGTGCTGCAAGGCCTCGGTCCGGTTCCGGCGTGA
- a CDS encoding YeeE/YedE family protein produces the protein MDIIALIERIGEGPTAALFGVITGLIFGVAAQKSNFCLRAATVEFARGKLGGKVAVWFLTFSTALVWVQSAQLLDLFRQGDSRMMSVPGSWSGAIIGGLLFGVGMVLSRGCSGRLLVLAATGNLRSVVSGLIFAVTATMSLKGILAPLRDRLASLWITGAQNVNILDALHLPDWTGLAVGIVFAIAGMYLAKRNEIGVKTWIFASGVGFAVAVGWVLTFMLSQVAFDPVPVNSVTFSGPSANTLMFFLDRNSVLEFDVGLVPGVVLGAFLSSLFSRQFAWQGFDSMPVMRRSMIGAIFMGFGAMLAGGCAIGNGVTGTSVLAGTAWLALFCMWIGAMVTDFLLDQRTMTPATAC, from the coding sequence ATGGACATCATCGCACTCATCGAGCGGATCGGCGAAGGCCCCACGGCGGCGCTTTTCGGGGTGATCACCGGGCTTATCTTCGGCGTGGCCGCGCAGAAATCCAACTTCTGCCTGCGGGCCGCCACGGTGGAATTCGCGCGCGGCAAGCTGGGCGGCAAGGTCGCGGTGTGGTTTCTCACCTTCTCGACCGCGCTGGTCTGGGTGCAGAGCGCGCAATTGCTCGATCTGTTCCGGCAGGGCGACAGCCGGATGATGTCGGTGCCCGGTTCGTGGTCGGGCGCGATCATCGGCGGGCTTCTCTTCGGCGTCGGCATGGTGCTGTCGCGCGGCTGTTCGGGGCGGCTTCTCGTGCTGGCGGCGACGGGCAACCTGCGCTCGGTCGTCTCGGGGCTGATTTTCGCGGTGACCGCCACGATGAGCCTCAAGGGCATCCTTGCGCCGCTGCGTGACCGGCTGGCCAGCCTCTGGATCACCGGCGCGCAGAACGTGAATATCCTCGACGCGCTGCACCTTCCCGACTGGACCGGGCTGGCTGTCGGCATCGTCTTCGCCATCGCGGGCATGTATCTGGCCAAGCGCAACGAAATCGGCGTAAAGACGTGGATTTTCGCCTCCGGTGTCGGCTTCGCCGTCGCGGTGGGCTGGGTGCTGACCTTCATGCTGAGCCAGGTCGCCTTCGACCCGGTGCCGGTGAACTCGGTCACCTTCTCGGGCCCCTCGGCCAATACGCTGATGTTCTTCCTCGACCGCAATTCGGTGCTGGAGTTCGACGTGGGCCTCGTGCCCGGCGTGGTTCTGGGCGCTTTCCTGAGTTCGCTCTTCTCGCGTCAATTCGCCTGGCAGGGCTTCGACTCGATGCCGGTGATGCGGCGCTCGATGATCGGGGCGATCTTCATGGGCTTCGGCGCGATGCTCGCTGGCGGCTGCGCCATCGGCAACGGCGTGACGGGCACCTCCGTTCTGGCAGGCACCGCATGGCTGGCGCTGTTCTGCATGTGGATCGGCGCGATGGTGACCGATTTCCTGCTCGATCAGCGCACGATGACACCTGCTACGGCCTGCTGA
- a CDS encoding response regulator transcription factor, whose amino-acid sequence MTPAKCLRLDDFETLLEELRSDGWIEDHGALCSLIVDEDHADGLVALAGRRDPLLSRVKLIIAIEDEAYAQDLMTRHGAAILSNHISLLPMNVNLTTWLLILRMIVSGGHYIPPALLGCRPAEPPISALNGSAEAGAAHAIDVSGLTPRETEVLEMLASGQPNKIIAGQLNLSEHTVKLHIHRIIGKLGVTNRTEAAIWYHRSRSA is encoded by the coding sequence GTGACACCGGCAAAATGCCTGCGTCTGGACGATTTCGAGACGCTGCTAGAGGAACTGCGGTCCGACGGTTGGATCGAGGATCACGGCGCGCTGTGTTCGCTGATCGTCGACGAGGACCACGCCGATGGTCTCGTCGCGCTGGCGGGACGCCGTGACCCGCTTCTGTCGCGCGTGAAGCTGATCATCGCGATTGAAGACGAGGCCTATGCGCAGGATCTGATGACGCGCCACGGCGCAGCGATCCTGTCGAACCACATCAGCCTGCTGCCGATGAACGTCAATCTGACGACGTGGCTCTTGATCCTGCGGATGATCGTCTCGGGAGGGCACTATATCCCGCCCGCGCTTCTGGGCTGCCGCCCGGCAGAGCCGCCGATCTCGGCGCTGAACGGATCGGCCGAGGCGGGGGCTGCGCATGCGATCGACGTTTCGGGGCTGACACCGCGCGAAACCGAGGTGCTCGAGATGCTCGCCTCGGGGCAGCCGAACAAGATCATCGCGGGGCAGCTGAATCTCTCCGAACATACGGTGAAGCTGCATATTCACCGGATCATCGGGAAGCTCGGAGTGACTAACCGCACCGAGGCGGCGATCTGGTATCACCGTAGCCGGAGTGCCTAA
- a CDS encoding ferrous iron transporter B: MTSAPAINQPKASQTAPDAQPIEAALVGAPNCGKTALFNAMTGATQKVGNYSGVTVERKVGVATTPAGRKFALIDLPGTHSLRARSPDEEVTRDVLLGQRPGERVPDMILAVGDATNLRGALRLVSELKKIGLPIVMILNMIDIARHRGLQIDHIALSEELGIPVIPATAVRRGGLDELWSAVDPMLEAGLDDPQPSSWAVPSTHDMRVSMREAERLVKTHVIQPPEPDTISAKIDRVVLNPIAGPIILLAVLFVMFQAVFSWAAPFMDAIDWAFSSLGALVAQVLPEGLVQSFISDGLIAGIGSVIIFLPQILFTFLFILLLEDFGYMARAAFLMDRIMGRAGLNGRAFIPLLSSFACAIPGIMAARVIDNKRDRLTTILVAPLMTCSARIPVYTLIIAAFIPNTKVLGGLSLQGLVMFGLYAAGVFSVLAVAFVARYLFAREERSAPLMLDLPDYKMPILRNIALGLYQRARVFLRRAGTVIFWAMVVIWVLSTFPMAPEGATQPAINYSFAAMIGKFVAPILAPLGFNWQIAVALVPGMAAREVAVAGLATVYAVGGENGLIHTLTDQWSLGTALALLAWYIFAPQCISTLAVIRREAGSAKWMWVAVVYMFALAYLAAFATYQISALLGAG, from the coding sequence ATGACGTCGGCACCTGCCATAAACCAGCCCAAAGCCTCTCAGACCGCCCCCGACGCCCAGCCGATCGAGGCCGCGCTTGTCGGTGCGCCCAATTGCGGCAAGACGGCGCTGTTCAACGCGATGACCGGCGCGACGCAGAAGGTCGGCAATTATTCCGGCGTGACCGTGGAGCGCAAAGTCGGCGTGGCCACCACGCCTGCGGGGCGCAAGTTCGCGCTGATCGACCTGCCCGGCACGCATAGCCTGCGCGCCCGCTCCCCCGATGAGGAAGTGACGCGCGACGTGCTGCTGGGCCAGCGCCCGGGCGAGCGTGTCCCCGACATGATCCTCGCGGTGGGCGATGCGACCAACCTGCGCGGCGCGCTGCGTCTGGTCTCGGAGCTGAAGAAGATCGGCCTGCCGATCGTGATGATCCTCAACATGATCGACATCGCGCGCCATCGCGGGTTGCAGATCGACCATATCGCGCTGAGCGAGGAGCTGGGCATCCCGGTGATCCCCGCGACCGCCGTCCGCCGCGGCGGGCTGGACGAGCTTTGGTCCGCAGTGGATCCGATGCTGGAAGCCGGTCTCGACGACCCGCAACCCTCGAGCTGGGCCGTGCCCAGCACCCATGACATGCGGGTCTCGATGCGTGAGGCCGAACGGCTGGTGAAAACCCATGTGATCCAGCCGCCCGAGCCGGATACGATCTCTGCCAAGATCGACCGCGTGGTACTGAACCCGATCGCGGGGCCGATCATTCTGCTCGCGGTTCTCTTCGTGATGTTTCAAGCGGTCTTTTCCTGGGCCGCGCCGTTCATGGACGCAATCGACTGGGCCTTCAGCTCACTCGGCGCGCTGGTGGCGCAGGTGCTGCCCGAGGGGCTGGTGCAAAGCTTCATCTCGGACGGGCTGATCGCGGGCATCGGCTCGGTCATCATCTTCCTGCCGCAGATCCTGTTCACCTTCCTCTTCATCCTGCTTCTGGAAGATTTCGGCTACATGGCGCGGGCGGCCTTCCTGATGGACCGGATCATGGGCCGCGCCGGGCTGAACGGGCGCGCCTTCATCCCGCTTCTGTCGAGCTTCGCCTGCGCGATCCCCGGCATCATGGCGGCGCGGGTGATCGACAACAAACGCGACCGGCTGACGACGATCCTCGTGGCGCCGCTGATGACCTGCTCGGCGCGCATTCCCGTCTATACGCTGATCATCGCGGCCTTCATCCCGAACACGAAAGTTCTCGGCGGGCTGAGCCTGCAGGGGCTGGTGATGTTCGGCCTCTACGCCGCGGGCGTGTTCTCGGTCCTCGCGGTGGCCTTCGTCGCGCGCTACCTCTTTGCCCGCGAAGAGCGCTCGGCGCCGCTGATGCTCGACCTGCCCGATTACAAGATGCCGATCCTGCGCAATATCGCGCTGGGGCTTTATCAGCGCGCGCGGGTCTTCCTGCGCCGCGCAGGCACGGTGATCTTCTGGGCGATGGTGGTGATCTGGGTCCTGTCGACCTTCCCGATGGCCCCCGAAGGCGCGACGCAGCCCGCGATCAACTATTCCTTCGCCGCGATGATCGGCAAGTTCGTCGCCCCGATCCTCGCGCCTCTGGGCTTCAACTGGCAGATCGCCGTGGCGCTGGTGCCGGGCATGGCCGCGCGCGAAGTCGCGGTCGCAGGGCTGGCCACGGTCTATGCGGTGGGCGGCGAGAACGGCCTGATCCACACGCTCACCGATCAGTGGAGCCTCGGCACCGCGCTGGCGCTGCTCGCATGGTATATCTTCGCGCCGCAATGCATCTCCACGCTGGCGGTGATCCGGCGCGAAGCGGGCTCGGCGAAATGGATGTGGGTCGCCGTGGTCTACATGTTCGCGCTGGCCTATCTCGCAGCCTTCGCGACCTATCAGATTTCCGCGCTGCTCGGCGCAGGCTGA
- a CDS encoding FeoA family protein, whose product MKASPIENETCKCALPLGQCRRGFRGTLVSVCPLAGKDGYDADELELRLLELGFIEGASVHILHEGPFGRDPIAVRVNDTTVALRRAEAMAILAE is encoded by the coding sequence ATGAAGGCCAGCCCTATCGAGAACGAAACCTGCAAATGCGCGCTGCCGCTTGGCCAGTGCCGTCGTGGGTTCCGGGGCACTCTGGTTTCCGTCTGCCCGCTTGCCGGGAAAGACGGCTATGACGCGGACGAGTTGGAACTGCGCCTGCTGGAGCTTGGCTTCATCGAGGGCGCTTCGGTCCACATCCTTCACGAAGGTCCGTTCGGGCGCGATCCGATCGCGGTGCGCGTGAACGACACCACCGTCGCTCTGCGGCGTGCCGAGGCGATGGCCATCCTCGCGGAATGA
- a CDS encoding type I secretion system permease/ATPase: MKDRTDDAAGGQANRQDGHDAMAQNEDRQEIDPTEKRQAQAAAGDGPEAEAQADETGAEGTVETVAARTEGGADARKEAGRVPAQNASGSPPAPPSTPAFHKRLGPVDFTRTLHDMKKRLRTNMAFVVLMTCATNILILAVPIYLFQISDRVFTSRSTDTLVMLTIVIIGAIVVQTLLDAVRRLVLMRSAVDVAARLGAPVLSAAAQASLHSNGREYQVLGDLNALRSFLVSGTLLSFLDVPFTPIFVLAVFLIHPHLGTIVVVTALILMIFAWINQKITSEGFRRANVAQTKANLHLESMSRNSQIINAMAMIPEAVSIWGRDTAASLRAQTEAQDRNVFTASASRMFRLFTQIGMLGWGAYLALDGQITGGMVIAASIVAGRALAPIEGAIEGWNSFLLARGAYDRVGQLLASAKTRNDKLRLPKVEGRLDIERLLYVPQGTKHVVLNALTFSLAPGDQLAIIGNSGAGKTTLGKMLVGSVLPTSGAVRLDLMDIRNWDPRQFGECIGYLPQDVQLFPGTIKQNIARMREDASDAAIHRAAALADVHEMIASLPQGYETVVASDGSPLSGGQKQRIGLARAFFGDPKFVVLDEPNSNLDTQGDAALVRALGHAKANGITVVVVTQKPSLLSAVDKIMLLNDGNIAMFGWRDQMLAELERRKQAKAQQVQQQRAAAQTATAAANAPMQGATA; the protein is encoded by the coding sequence ATGAAAGACAGGACTGACGACGCCGCCGGGGGGCAGGCGAACCGCCAAGATGGTCATGACGCGATGGCTCAGAACGAGGATCGGCAAGAGATCGATCCGACAGAGAAACGGCAGGCACAAGCCGCTGCGGGCGACGGGCCCGAGGCGGAAGCGCAAGCCGACGAGACCGGCGCGGAGGGGACTGTCGAAACAGTCGCCGCCCGGACGGAGGGTGGTGCTGACGCCCGAAAGGAGGCGGGTCGTGTCCCCGCGCAAAATGCCTCCGGCTCCCCACCGGCGCCACCCTCCACTCCAGCTTTTCACAAGCGTCTCGGCCCGGTGGATTTCACCCGCACGCTGCATGACATGAAAAAGCGGCTGCGGACGAACATGGCCTTCGTCGTGCTGATGACCTGCGCCACGAATATCCTGATCCTCGCGGTGCCGATCTACCTGTTCCAGATTTCCGACCGGGTCTTCACCTCGCGCTCGACCGATACGCTGGTGATGCTGACCATCGTGATCATCGGGGCGATCGTGGTGCAGACGCTGCTCGATGCGGTGCGACGGCTGGTGCTGATGCGCTCGGCCGTGGATGTGGCAGCCCGTCTGGGCGCGCCGGTCCTGTCGGCGGCGGCGCAAGCCTCGCTGCATTCCAATGGGCGCGAATATCAGGTTCTGGGCGACCTCAACGCGCTGCGGAGCTTTCTCGTGTCCGGCACGCTGCTGTCCTTTCTGGACGTGCCCTTCACACCGATCTTCGTGCTCGCGGTCTTCCTGATCCACCCGCATCTGGGGACGATCGTGGTCGTGACCGCGCTGATCCTGATGATCTTCGCCTGGATCAACCAGAAGATCACTTCGGAGGGCTTCCGCCGCGCCAATGTCGCGCAGACCAAGGCGAACCTTCACCTCGAGTCGATGTCGCGCAACAGCCAGATCATCAACGCGATGGCGATGATCCCCGAAGCCGTGTCGATCTGGGGCCGCGATACCGCCGCCTCGCTGCGCGCGCAGACCGAGGCGCAGGACCGCAACGTCTTCACCGCCTCCGCCTCGCGGATGTTCCGCCTGTTCACCCAGATCGGGATGCTCGGCTGGGGCGCCTATCTCGCGCTCGACGGGCAGATCACCGGCGGCATGGTGATCGCCGCCTCGATCGTGGCGGGCCGCGCGCTCGCGCCGATCGAAGGTGCGATCGAAGGCTGGAACTCGTTCCTGCTGGCACGCGGCGCCTATGACCGGGTCGGCCAGCTTCTGGCCTCGGCCAAGACCCGCAACGACAAGCTGCGCCTGCCCAAGGTCGAGGGGCGGCTCGATATTGAGCGTCTCCTCTATGTCCCGCAGGGCACCAAGCATGTCGTGCTGAACGCGCTGACCTTCTCGCTCGCGCCGGGCGATCAGCTTGCGATCATCGGCAATTCGGGCGCGGGCAAGACGACGCTCGGCAAGATGCTGGTGGGATCGGTTCTGCCGACCTCGGGGGCCGTGCGACTGGATCTGATGGACATCCGAAACTGGGACCCGCGGCAATTCGGGGAATGCATCGGCTATCTGCCGCAGGACGTGCAGCTCTTCCCGGGCACGATCAAGCAGAACATCGCCCGGATGCGCGAGGATGCGAGCGACGCCGCGATCCACCGCGCCGCCGCGCTCGCCGATGTGCATGAGATGATCGCCTCGCTGCCGCAGGGCTACGAGACGGTCGTGGCCTCCGACGGCTCGCCGCTCTCGGGCGGACAGAAACAGCGGATCGGTCTGGCCCGCGCCTTCTTCGGCGATCCGAAATTCGTGGTGCTGGACGAGCCGAACTCGAACCTCGACACCCAGGGCGATGCGGCTCTCGTGCGCGCGCTCGGCCATGCGAAGGCAAACGGGATCACGGTGGTCGTGGTCACGCAGAAACCCTCGCTGCTCAGCGCGGTCGACAAGATCATGCTGCTCAACGACGGCAATATCGCGATGTTCGGCTGGCGCGATCAGATGCTCGCGGAACTGGAGCGGCGCAAGCAGGCCAAGGCTCAACAGGTGCAACAACAGCGCGCAGCGGCCCAGACCGCCACCGCCGCCGCCAACGCGCCCATGCAAGGAGCAACGGCATGA
- a CDS encoding HlyD family type I secretion periplasmic adaptor subunit, whose translation MTLLLTNPLQSGETRDWSTDVPRNIKTLVIVGMMIFVMAFGGFGIWAFSAPLAAAVMAPGSFVATGRNKMIQHLEGGIIKEINVSEGDFVTAGEPLLRLDETSALANERALFLRRARLTSMEARIQAEYDGWRELVFPEWLQEARRDAEIAAMMDSQRLAFEVTRAKVQSELDLLARNIAAMESRAEGYRAQLTATEAQRDLLAQDHESKAKLYESGLIRRTELNALLRALADAEGQIGRLKAEIGESEEMRAKYQAQTTQTIETHKQAALDELETVQAELDSVREQERKATSILKRVVIDSPVSGTVVRLNYSGAGGVIEAGKVIAEILPSEAPLIIETMIARTDIDAIKVGQEASVRLSALNQRTTPILIGEVYYISADAIVERSGEHPREVYIARIRLPASELRRVPGFAPMPGMPVEVMIQTASRTFAQYIAKPVVDSMNRAFREH comes from the coding sequence ATGACACTCCTTCTGACCAACCCGCTTCAATCCGGCGAGACCCGCGACTGGTCGACCGACGTTCCGCGCAACATCAAGACGCTCGTTATCGTCGGCATGATGATCTTCGTGATGGCCTTCGGGGGCTTCGGCATCTGGGCCTTCAGCGCGCCGCTCGCCGCCGCCGTGATGGCGCCCGGCTCGTTCGTGGCCACGGGCCGCAACAAGATGATCCAGCACCTCGAAGGCGGGATCATCAAGGAGATCAACGTCTCCGAGGGCGATTTCGTCACCGCGGGAGAGCCGCTCCTGCGCCTCGACGAAACCTCGGCTCTGGCCAATGAACGCGCACTGTTTCTGCGCCGTGCGCGACTGACTTCGATGGAGGCCCGGATTCAGGCCGAATATGATGGCTGGCGCGAACTGGTCTTTCCGGAATGGCTTCAGGAGGCCCGGCGCGATGCGGAGATCGCCGCGATGATGGACTCGCAGCGCCTCGCTTTCGAGGTGACACGGGCGAAAGTGCAGAGCGAGCTGGACCTTCTGGCCCGCAATATCGCCGCCATGGAAAGCCGCGCGGAAGGCTATCGCGCGCAGCTGACCGCCACGGAGGCCCAGCGCGACCTGCTGGCCCAGGACCATGAGAGCAAGGCGAAACTCTACGAGAGCGGCCTGATCCGGCGGACCGAACTGAACGCCCTGCTACGCGCTCTGGCCGATGCGGAGGGACAGATTGGACGCCTCAAGGCGGAGATCGGCGAGAGCGAGGAGATGCGCGCGAAATATCAGGCGCAGACCACGCAGACGATCGAAACCCACAAGCAGGCCGCGCTCGACGAGCTGGAGACCGTGCAGGCGGAGCTGGATTCCGTACGCGAACAAGAGCGCAAGGCCACCTCCATCCTGAAGCGCGTCGTGATCGACAGCCCCGTTTCCGGCACCGTGGTGCGGCTGAACTATTCGGGTGCGGGCGGCGTGATCGAAGCGGGCAAGGTGATCGCCGAGATCCTGCCCTCGGAAGCGCCGCTGATCATCGAGACGATGATCGCACGCACCGATATCGACGCGATCAAGGTCGGACAGGAGGCCTCGGTGCGGCTTTCGGCGCTCAACCAGCGCACGACGCCGATCCTGATCGGGGAGGTCTATTACATCTCCGCCGACGCGATCGTGGAGCGCTCGGGAGAGCATCCGCGCGAGGTCTATATCGCCCGCATCCGCCTGCCCGCCTCGGAGTTGCGCCGGGTGCCGGGCTTCGCGCCGATGCCCGGGATGCCGGTCGAAGTGATGATCCAGACCGCGTCGCGGACCTTCGCCCAATATATCGCGAAACCGGTGGTGGATTCGATGAACCGCGCTTTCCGCGAGCATTGA